Within Pseudomonas brassicacearum, the genomic segment ACACGCCGTTGCCGGTAGGCAGGTCCTCTGGCACGAACAGGTTGGTGTTGGCCTGGGATTGGCGCAGCTTGATGCCGAACGGGTCCTTGCCGGTGGGGGCCTTGATCCGCAGGGTAGCCACCGCATCCGGGGCGTTGATCGACTCATCCATGAACTTGTAGGCGATACCGAAGTTGACGTCACCGATGGTGGGGTCCTGGGTCACGGTTTCTTCGCTGGTGACACCGGCTGCGCCGTTGTTCGCGCCGCCTGACTGATAGGTGGATTCGCGGTAGATCACCGGGACGTTGAGGTCGAACTGCCAGCGGTTGTCAAAGTTATAGCGACCGGTGAGGTCCAGCGTCCAGGTGTCGGCCTTGATCCGGTCGAGGTTGATGTTGCCCAGGAAAATCGAGTCCAGGGCCAGGAAACCGTTGAGGATCAGTTGTCGCGTGTCGTATCGCGAATACGTCACGCCGGTCTCGAAACTGAATTTGCCGCCGCCGAAGAAGCCGCTGGCCTCGTCATAGAGGTTGGAGACGCTCTGGGCCGGCTGGGAATCATCGGCCAGGGACTGCCCATAACCGCTGCCGCCAGCCGTTGCCGCACCGCCGCCGGCCACGGTCTGGTTGCCTTTCATGTCGGCCGGGGATTTGGCCAGGCGCTTGGGCGGTGGAGCGGCGGGTTGATCCTCCACCTGACGAACTCTCTGTTCAAGCACCGCCAAGGCCTTCTGCTGGACCTCGTATCTTTGCTTGAGCTCGAGAAGTTCCTGTTTCAGGGCCTCGATGTCCGCATCCGGGGCCGCTTGCAACACGGTCGCCGGGAACAACGTGCTTAAACACATCACAGCGCGCAACGATACGGATCGATACATGAAATATGCCGCCCCTATTTACCCAATGGTCGCAAATCAGCGTAGTTCAATAACCGAGGTTACGCAGGCCGCGTAGTTGGGTCAGGTTACAGTCCAACGCGCCGGCACTGGGGCCGTTACTGTTCAGCACCACGTTGAGCTGCGTCATGTTGTTGACCAGGTTGCTGTTGCCCAGCAGGCGAGTGTTTTGCAGCAAGCCGCCCTGGGCCACTTGTTGCAGGGTGCTGCCCTGGTTGTGGTTGGCCTGGATCGCCATCTGCACGCCGCTGCCGGTGGCGGTGACCGCGATGCTGCCGGCGGAATTGCTGCCGCTGATGGTTTGGCCCTTGGTCAGCAACTGGCCTTGGGAAGGCATGAGCGCCGGCGCTTGGCTGCTCTCTTTTACGTTGATGTTGACGTTGTTGTAGGCCGTGTTGCCGTCGCCGGCGGCGCGTACGCTCTGGGTCACCCCCTGGCTCGTGCCAAGGCCGGCGCCACCGGTAATGTTGCCGCTGCCCTGTTGCGGGGCGCTGCCATTGCCGGTCTGCTTGATGGTGGAGACATAAAACTGGGGTTTGACGGTGGCAGCCTGGATCTGCATGGTGCTGGTGGCGCCGATCAAGTCGCCGCTGGCGTTGCGCCAGGTACTGCTCATGACGATGCCGAAGCTGATGACTCTGCCGGGCATGACATAACGACCGCGCAGCTCGGCAAGCTCCTGGTCCTTGACTTCGATGGGTTTGAAGCCGGCATGGGCATAGCCCGAGGCGGTCGCGAGCAGGCAGGCCAGCGACAGCCAGTGTGAGGTTTTCATGTGCTGCTCCCGGAGCATCCTGCTCCTCTGATACTTATGTTGGCAGTTAAGTCGGCGATTAAAAGAAGTCGCTCTGTATGAAGCCGAAATCCATCAGTTCCGCATCCCTGACCGGGTTGAAACCGTCCAGCTTGTTACGGGCTGTCAGGGGTTGAGGAGGGCTGCGTAGTGCATTGGTCTTGTCGTAGCCCGGGCCGACGATCGCGAAGACGATGCCGTTCCAGCCTTTGACGAAATCATCATGGGCGTAGCGCTTGTGGCCCAGCACCGGGTCGCCGATGTAGACCCATTGCTTGTCGGCCCGCTGCAACACCACGAAGTGTTTGTAGCCACGTATTTCCATCAGGACCACCACCGGGATCGTCACCGCTTCGAGTTTCTCTGGCGGTATCCGGTAGCCTCGGGCGCGCATGCCGATGGCTTCCACGTAGCGCTTCATGTCCAGCATGGAAAAACCCTGGGTACGTACCAGGTTCTGATCGGCATTGACCAGCATGCCTTTGATGACGTGCTCTTCATCGACGTCAAGCCAATAGGCCTGGCGCAACACCGTTGCCAGCGCGGCGGCGCCGCAACTGAAATCGGTTTTCTGTTCGACGATGTCGCTGAATTTGCGCTCGCGTATGCTTTGCACCGGTTTGTAGACCAGCATGCCGCCTGGTAGGGCAGCGACCGGTATCTGCGCGGCCTCGGCCGTGCAGGCCAGGCAGAGCAGCAGGGAAACGGCAGTGACACGCATGATCAATCCGCCTAGTGGGCATCCAGGAAAAGCTCCCTGTGGAAACGAGCCTGTGGGAGCAAAGCTTGCTCGCGATAGCGGTTTTAAAGCCAGCAGAGGGGCCGTATGTGACGACCTCAATCGCGTGCAAGCGATGCTCCTACAGAGCTACTACCCCCACAGGGGGACTTTTTTACATGCAAGCCTTGCAGCCGGCCGCGATGGACAGCGAGTTGCTCTGCTGGTTGCCCACGCCTGCCGACACGTTGGCGCCGCCGTTACCGGAGAAGCCGTTCATGGAGTTGGTCATGGTGGCGTTGTTGATCACAGGGTTTTTCCAACCGTCGCGGGTCAGCACCTGCTGGGTGTTGCTGCCGGCCAGTTCAAAGGTTCCCACAGCGGAGAACTTGAACTTGTCGTCATCGTGACCGCCGCCGTAACCGCCTTTGTTGCCCCAGCCGCCGTCGTCTTCGACGGTGCCGGTGCCTTTGGCCTTGAATGTGCCGGACGCGCTTGAGGTGCTGGTGAGGGTGTCGGTCTTGTAGGTCCGCACGCCTTTGTTGTCGACCACCAGGCCAGTGGAGGACTGATTGGCCTCGGCAGAGGCCTGTGCGACACGGCCACCCGACACTGCGATGGCCAGGTTGTTTTTCTGTTGGTTGAAGTTCCCGGCGGTC encodes:
- a CDS encoding transporter, with amino-acid sequence MYRSVSLRAVMCLSTLFPATVLQAAPDADIEALKQELLELKQRYEVQQKALAVLEQRVRQVEDQPAAPPPKRLAKSPADMKGNQTVAGGGAATAGGSGYGQSLADDSQPAQSVSNLYDEASGFFGGGKFSFETGVTYSRYDTRQLILNGFLALDSIFLGNINLDRIKADTWTLDLTGRYNFDNRWQFDLNVPVIYRESTYQSGGANNGAAGVTSEETVTQDPTIGDVNFGIAYKFMDESINAPDAVATLRIKAPTGKDPFGIKLRQSQANTNLFVPEDLPTGNGVWSITPGLSLVKTFDPAVLFGSLSYTHNFEESFDDISSTVNQKVPGKVRIGDSFQIGAGIAFALNEKMSMSFSVSDLIQKKSKLKQDGGDWESVTSSDANAGYFNIGMTVAASDNLTIVPNLSIGLTDDAPDFTFSLKFPYYF
- a CDS encoding C39 family peptidase — translated: MRVTAVSLLLCLACTAEAAQIPVAALPGGMLVYKPVQSIRERKFSDIVEQKTDFSCGAAALATVLRQAYWLDVDEEHVIKGMLVNADQNLVRTQGFSMLDMKRYVEAIGMRARGYRIPPEKLEAVTIPVVVLMEIRGYKHFVVLQRADKQWVYIGDPVLGHKRYAHDDFVKGWNGIVFAIVGPGYDKTNALRSPPQPLTARNKLDGFNPVRDAELMDFGFIQSDFF